In Patescibacteria group bacterium, a single genomic region encodes these proteins:
- the msrB gene encoding peptide-methionine (R)-S-oxide reductase MsrB → MNKQRIWTIVGAVATIATIGAAAQWGYGWYQGRFAPSVLDTSAKSTGPTFSTSPLPATTTTALVYFAGGCFWCVESDFEKLPGVVEVVSGYTGGTTGIDGPTYSEVSRGATGHRESVKVEYDPQRLTYAQLVFWLLRHSDPTDATGSFYDRGHQYTSAVYYQTDVEKQAAEEVIAKVAQLKIFSKPVVTAIEPVSEFWIAEDYHQDFYKKNTTRYEHYRQASGRDAFYASIWGSGKYDHLFDAVATSPANGWTSFTKPDDTDLRARLTPLQYEVTQQAGTEKPFQNEYDSNKRDGIYVDIVSGEPLYSSLDKYESGTGWPSFSKPISPEAVTLHEVNGWFTRRTEVRSRYADSHLGHVFEDGPAPTGLRYCMNSAALRFVPKEDLAKEGLGEYLKLF, encoded by the coding sequence ATGAACAAACAGCGCATCTGGACAATTGTTGGTGCAGTCGCGACTATCGCTACCATCGGCGCAGCAGCCCAGTGGGGCTACGGGTGGTACCAAGGTCGTTTTGCACCGAGTGTGCTCGATACATCGGCTAAATCGACTGGGCCAACCTTCAGCACTTCACCATTACCAGCGACGACGACCACTGCTCTCGTCTATTTCGCCGGCGGTTGTTTTTGGTGTGTCGAGAGTGATTTCGAAAAGCTGCCCGGGGTCGTGGAGGTGGTATCGGGCTACACGGGCGGCACCACAGGCATAGACGGTCCGACCTACTCCGAGGTCTCGAGGGGTGCGACCGGCCATCGCGAAAGCGTGAAGGTGGAATATGATCCACAAAGACTGACCTATGCTCAGCTGGTATTTTGGCTCTTGCGTCACAGCGACCCGACCGATGCGACGGGTTCCTTCTACGATCGCGGCCACCAGTACACTTCGGCCGTGTACTACCAAACCGATGTTGAAAAACAGGCCGCCGAAGAGGTAATCGCAAAGGTGGCTCAACTAAAAATATTTTCGAAACCAGTTGTGACAGCCATCGAACCCGTCAGCGAATTCTGGATCGCCGAAGACTATCATCAAGATTTCTACAAGAAAAACACCACTCGCTACGAACACTATCGCCAAGCCTCCGGCCGCGACGCCTTCTATGCATCAATTTGGGGCAGCGGGAAATACGATCATTTGTTTGACGCCGTGGCGACGTCGCCAGCAAATGGTTGGACCTCATTCACAAAACCCGACGACACAGATCTCCGCGCCAGACTGACCCCACTCCAATACGAAGTGACCCAGCAGGCTGGCACTGAAAAGCCATTTCAAAACGAATACGATAGCAACAAGCGCGACGGCATCTACGTCGACATTGTCTCCGGTGAGCCTCTCTACTCTTCGCTCGACAAATACGAATCTGGCACTGGCTGGCCGTCATTCTCCAAGCCGATTTCTCCCGAGGCTGTGACCTTGCACGAAGTCAACGGCTGGTTCACCAGGCGCACCGAGGTCCGCTCCCGCTATGCCGACTCGCATCTCGGCCACGTCTTCGAGGACGGACCCGCCCCAACCGGCCTCCGCTACTGCATGAACTCCGCCGCGCTGCGTTTTGTACCCAAGGAAGATTTGGCAAAAGAGGGCTTGGGGGAATACCTGAAGCTGTTCTAA
- a CDS encoding ParB N-terminal domain-containing protein, with product MKSKNQQQGGKATSASAVQTVELRVLAISNDAGERGKVLSQSAGFVGASGFPTDGMFVFRHEVVSSGESLRRRPFQVISCNGPEREVQKGEIVDTDTLRADRSLTYFLVSSGHVMWLYVCDRHPRVEVTKLGLLKGIGCEPPVFSPRFVLQANQMPHAMAVPDPAVVGLGAYTPDAVKKPTERGVWRPELTVTGAEEVDVTDRSVGSDGRSSSGEPDEVVVPIRPAPRLAPPIATAAAVPPPRKPAVPAPMPAPVATPPPETKPVVEKAPPNAMMEKAPRKYRKRRIKRAAVEEADTSVPPPPDVTEALVVPVGKVRPFAPSNDPRFPGQPRVWFDPDKLKKLGLSIRKHGQRTPCMVKRLTPPEDGFDFELIDGERRWRALEMIGATHIAITVSRPKSKADQHMGSLIQNFCREGHTHVEISNAIASQVEVGVSLTNIAAAIGQSVVTVCNLHSLQRLVPELKPLLDPPTPKSDRIRLAEAVELSRIDPARQLEIWEKAKQQPTRGLIRATIKMLGKEFVVHKRTRKVKPSDYSAALERRMMALRLAATNLRQMPQEEVRIAVESLNGQCKAQIAILTELIKSLDEEKRLLYRLGTAARKAAPTASASAPA from the coding sequence ATGAAGTCGAAAAACCAACAGCAGGGTGGGAAAGCCACCTCTGCATCTGCGGTGCAAACGGTTGAACTCCGCGTCCTCGCTATCAGCAATGATGCGGGTGAGCGAGGGAAGGTCCTGTCTCAGAGTGCAGGATTCGTGGGAGCCAGCGGCTTCCCGACAGACGGCATGTTTGTCTTCCGTCACGAAGTCGTTTCCTCAGGTGAGTCACTTCGTCGGAGGCCATTTCAAGTCATTTCTTGCAACGGTCCTGAACGTGAGGTTCAGAAGGGAGAGATCGTCGATACGGACACACTCCGTGCCGACAGATCGCTCACCTATTTCCTGGTGTCTTCCGGACATGTCATGTGGCTTTATGTCTGCGACAGACATCCGCGAGTTGAAGTGACGAAGCTCGGGTTGCTCAAAGGCATTGGCTGCGAGCCGCCCGTTTTCTCTCCTCGATTCGTCTTGCAGGCAAATCAGATGCCGCATGCGATGGCCGTCCCGGATCCGGCGGTAGTTGGGCTCGGTGCCTACACGCCCGATGCCGTCAAGAAGCCGACCGAACGTGGTGTTTGGAGGCCGGAGCTGACTGTCACTGGGGCAGAAGAAGTTGATGTTACAGACAGAAGCGTAGGCTCGGATGGTCGCAGTTCTTCGGGTGAACCTGACGAAGTGGTAGTGCCGATCAGGCCCGCCCCGCGTCTCGCTCCACCGATTGCCACAGCGGCCGCCGTTCCGCCGCCGCGCAAACCCGCAGTGCCAGCTCCCATGCCGGCACCTGTCGCTACACCTCCTCCAGAAACCAAACCGGTTGTCGAAAAGGCACCGCCAAACGCGATGATGGAGAAGGCGCCACGCAAGTATCGAAAGAGGCGGATCAAGCGGGCTGCCGTCGAAGAGGCTGATACCTCTGTGCCGCCACCGCCAGACGTCACTGAAGCATTGGTGGTGCCGGTGGGGAAGGTTCGGCCGTTTGCCCCGTCGAACGACCCTCGTTTTCCGGGCCAGCCGCGGGTCTGGTTTGATCCCGATAAGCTGAAGAAGCTTGGATTGAGCATCCGGAAGCATGGTCAGCGGACACCGTGCATGGTCAAGCGCCTCACGCCGCCTGAAGATGGGTTCGATTTCGAACTCATCGACGGCGAACGTCGCTGGCGCGCCCTTGAGATGATTGGCGCGACGCATATTGCCATCACGGTTTCTCGTCCAAAGTCGAAGGCAGACCAGCATATGGGTTCCTTGATCCAGAACTTCTGCCGCGAAGGCCACACGCACGTGGAGATCTCGAACGCGATCGCGTCCCAGGTCGAAGTTGGCGTGTCCCTCACCAACATCGCTGCGGCTATCGGCCAAAGCGTGGTGACGGTCTGCAATCTGCACTCGTTGCAGCGTCTCGTCCCAGAGCTGAAACCGCTCCTTGACCCGCCGACTCCGAAGTCCGACCGCATCCGTCTAGCGGAAGCTGTCGAGCTCTCTCGGATCGACCCGGCAAGGCAGTTGGAAATCTGGGAAAAGGCGAAACAGCAGCCCACCAGAGGCCTCATCAGAGCGACGATCAAGATGCTCGGCAAAGAATTCGTCGTCCACAAGCGGACACGGAAGGTCAAGCCGAGCGATTACTCCGCTGCTCTTGAGCGGAGGATGATGGCGTTGCGTCTAGCAGCGACCAACCTGCGACAGATGCCTCAGGAAGAAGTCCGCATCGCTGTGGAGTCACTGAACGGTCAGTGCAAGGCGCAGATTGCTATCCTCACCGAGCTCATCAAGAGTCTCGACGAAGAAAAGCGGCTCCTCTACCGATTGGGCACTGCGGCGAGGAAAGCGGCTCCGACCGCCTCCGCCTCCGCCCCCGCCTAA
- a CDS encoding mercuric transporter MerT family protein gives MKAKDLLKLTGLPVLAASLCCLSPLILVAFGLSTAAFASSLADTFYGDYRWAFRIVGLILLAWSLVLYFRQQKGICTLDEVKKRRQEIVNTTLIALIVAIVGYSIFLYVVVHYAGLPFGIWE, from the coding sequence GTGAAAGCGAAAGATCTCTTGAAGCTCACGGGTCTGCCGGTGCTGGCAGCGTCTTTGTGCTGCTTGAGTCCGCTCATCCTTGTTGCCTTCGGCTTGTCGACGGCGGCTTTTGCCTCCTCCCTCGCAGATACCTTTTATGGCGACTACCGCTGGGCCTTTCGTATTGTTGGCTTAATCCTCCTCGCATGGAGCCTCGTGCTGTATTTTCGTCAACAGAAGGGGATCTGCACACTCGATGAAGTAAAAAAGCGCCGACAGGAGATCGTGAACACGACGCTCATCGCACTCATCGTGGCGATTGTTGGCTACAGCATCTTTCTCTACGTCGTGGTGCATTATGCTGGGCTGCCATTTGGAATCTGGGAGTAG